The Eublepharis macularius isolate TG4126 chromosome 3, MPM_Emac_v1.0, whole genome shotgun sequence genome has a window encoding:
- the C3H21orf140 gene encoding uncharacterized protein C21orf140 homolog yields MYRIVNPLLKHIMHRSYLDPTSKKQCLQYLKTLRTLQFSGYNNTIFLGETDILESLITGEKVPQEGNLNWPLWTIVHAGSSQGWVPWKYRVFLRDHLSLGQQEDVFQEFCDSLSVTYGKCVIVVREKRPPRMQNEASSQDEEISEPQPASSLYLSSIKCCPEIAKASGHELLSVPFPYNYLHPMDAAWSSLKWFVISNRKEYSLKSIERTYSYQCILFSDLIGKGIEKMSLSKWKVAISKVRRWENYYLDKFS; encoded by the coding sequence ATGTATCGTATTGTGAATCCACTTTTAAAGCACATCATGCACCGGAGTTATCTTGATCCTACTTCAAAAAAACAGTGTCTTCAATATCTAAAGACACTAAGAACTCTGCAGTTCAGTGGTTACAACAACACTATTTTTTTAGGAGAAACTGATATTTTGGAAAGCCTTATAACAGGGGAAAAGGTTCCCcaagaaggcaatctcaactggCCTTTATGGACCATTGTACATGCAGGTAGCAGTCAAGGATGGGTACCGTGGAAATACAGAGTGTTTCTAAGAGATCATTTATCCTTAGGCCAGCAAGAAGATGTCTTCCAGGAATTCTGTGACTCCTTGTCTGTCACCTATGGGAAGTGTGTCATTGTGGTCAGAGAGAAAAGACCACCTAGAATGCAAAATGAAGCGTCTAGTCAAGATGAGGAGATAAGTGAGCCTCAGCCTGCATCTTCCCTGTATTTATCCAGTATCAAGTGTTGCCCAGAGATTGCCAAAGCCTCAGGACATGAACTTCTTTCAGTGCCTTTCCCGTACAACTACCTGCACCCTATGGATGCCGCCTGGTCATCTTTAAAATGGTTTGTCATCAGTAACAGAAAGGAATATTCTCTGAAGTCCATTGAGAGGACCTACTCATATCAGTGCATCCTTTTCAGTGACTTGATTGGAAAAGGAATAGAGAAAATGAGCCTCAGCAAATGGAAGGTGGCAATTAGCAAAGTGAGACGATGGGAAAACTACTACCTGGACAAGTTTTCTTAA
- the SMIM11 gene encoding small integral membrane protein 11, translated as MLLLNWKALENFPLLMYILAAKTLILCLAFAGVKMYQRKRLEEKMKKEQEEKQKREAEKKGN; from the exons ATGTTACTACTGAATTGGAAG gCACTGGAAAATTTCCCACTGCTTATGTACATTTTAGCAGCTAAGACATTAATCCTTTGCTTAGCGTTTGCTGGGGTAAAAATGTACCAGAGGAAAAGGCttgaagaaaaaatgaaaaaagaacaagaggagaaacagaaaagggaagctgagaagaAAGGAAACTGA